ATAAAGCACTTTATTAAAGGAAACCAGAGCAAATGATCACAAGAGCGGATCCAATCACCATAAGAATGCTTCAGAATTAGAATTCCGTAGGCGGCTTCAAAACTTTAACCATTCAACCAACCCTACAAAATTAAAGAATATCATCCAGAAAAAAAGTTAATTACAAaatgtataaattaataataaaacagaGAACCAAATAAATCATAGAAATCCTGAAAATAAATAGGGGCAGGCAATAGTTATCTCATACTTTCCCAATCATTaaccaaattaaaataaattaaacaattttaaaacaaTTAATCAGTTTTAGACCAATATTCAATGTTAATCGAATCAAACGATTaagtataattttaaaaatttaaaatcattaaaaataatttattttctttcataataatcaACTTATTAATTTAAGATATTCATAATTGAAATTTGAGCACCAATCTTAGATTTTTctcaatttaaattattaaaatgttatataatactacatataatatatatatatatatatatctaatatatacatatatatatttataatatatgtttcaattaattataattattaaataggACGAATTGAAATCGAGttggtaataaaaaaaaaattaaattctaaattgaaaccaaaattttaaaatagtttaaTTGATTTTATAGTTAGACTTAGTTTGGTTCTACGATTTGGTTCGATATCTCAACTTTTCTTACTCATCCTAGAGATAACAGTTGAGTTCTTCAGTAAGTTGCCCATTCCTATTTGATAGGATTAAACTTATTTTCGATTTTTTAtttgatcctttttttttttttttttatatctttcaTGCTAATCACATATAATGGGACGTATGCTTGTGAAGAGCTGATTAATTTATGACCAaatactttaataataataataatgataataataataataataataataagggggGTTACTTGGAGCAATCCACGTTGGGTGAAACGGTGAAAGGCAAGCTGATTCCGCAATTTCCAGGCAGGGCCTTCGCCAAGTCGGTTTTTATGCTGATTTGTTGCGCTGCGGATTTGATGCAGCTGCACGCTGCCTTCTTGTTCTCCGAGCTCGACGCCGCTGACGCCAGTGTGGAGGCGCCCGCGCAGCACGCGGGCGGCGGCTTCCCTGACCCATTCTGGAGATAGTTGACGCACGGCCTCAGGTCCTTTACGACGTCGCTGCACGAAATCGCCGCCTCCGACGACAGAAGCAGCGTCGCCGCCATAGCCAGTGCCGCGGCCACAACCACCACTGCAGGTATACTCCTCATAGTTGATAATTTCTTGGCCAGGAATTGAATTGATCAGACTATATATATGCAAGTCTTCTGggtttatataatattatttatatataaatgcaTGGAGAGTTCGTGGTTGAGTGGAAGAAAGAATGAAAGAAGGAGATGAAGTAGGGGTCATCACAAGCACCGATCTTGGATGGCTTATGGAGGCTTGCCATGTAATTGGGGTGGGTAGTGGCAGTCTGGCAAGAAGGGACGAGCACGAAACTGGCACATCTCTTTATAGTTTTTGATTTGGTTTTGGTTGGGTGGACAGGAGGATGATCAAAATTGAAGAAAGTCAAATTTGATGATAGAGCAAAATTGTAAATTAAAGGAGGAGCAATGTACCTACGTTGAACCCTGTGATGAAATTAGATTAATCCTGGAGAGATTTTAGATTTATAGTTATATTGGATTTAGATAACAtgtgatataaaattatattaaaatttgttcaaatctatttaatttaaatataaattcaagATCTAAAATTCATGTTCcctcaataatttttttttttttttttgggaattgaTGCTAGTCAGCTCCAGTGCCATGGGATTCTTAAATTAAGAAATGTGTGGTTGACGATACATAtcttttttttcttgaaaaaagtTTTTGCTAATGGGATGGATGATATACAACTATCTTTCGTTTAAGCCAATGTATAATtggaaagagagagaagaaagtaAGAAAATTGAGATAATGGATTTTATTCTTTTAAAGCTGGTCTTCCCTTGGGTGAAGGTGCCCTGTTAGCACAAGAATTAATACTCTTAGTCTTATCATTATCATTTTAGGTAATAACATTTTGTGGCCCTCTTAGTTAGTACCATGTTATCTTTGGTGTGTTTGGTCTAAGTTAGTACTCTTGGAGAATATTGCACTTTTACCCCattttttttgtctttccttttcTAAGGCTAAAGAATCTTTGAAGGCACTAGAAAGAAATATATTGAATTTGACTCGATGATTGAAATATTCATGTCTAATCAATATGTTTACATTCCTCatacatcaaatatatatatatatagggtcatCATATACATACGAACACTAAGGACCTTTAGTGGGATGTAATATAACTACATCTTTTGGTCGTGTTCTCTTCtcacataaaaaatatataaacgaTTTAGGGTACCAAACTCACATTTTTAGCTTCCACTTTAACTTCTTGTTTCTTCTCAAAGCGTTCTCCTACAAACCGCATTGTTGCTCCCCTATTCTTTTGCTCTTACATCTTTATTGCTTTTTCATAAAAATGTGCTTTTTTGTCCCTTCTTTCTAGTTTCTTGTAGGATCTATTTGATCAACGATTTGATTTTGGATGAgaaaataaaagacaaaaaaaagaagaagaaggaggaattcactttttttgttttcttttttgcttttcttgataaccaaacattaGAAAAAATATAACCCTTCATATTTTCCTTTACTTTCCTTAAGATTTTCTAAGTTCCAAACGAGGCGTTAAGGTATATATGcataaaaagtgaatttttgtaTATTACGGTGGATGAGCTGATATTCATAGACCATGATTGGGAATTGTTTAAAATCGCATTACTCTGAGAAAGAGGAAAAAGATAATCAAGTTATTCAATTCAAGATAAATGTTTGAAatcttaggaaaaaaaaattgtatttgttATTTCACGTTTCattatcttgaaaaaaaaaatactaattgaAGCGAAGGATTTCTTCAAATAACatgtttttttttcctaatatttcACTTTTTAAACAATAGTTAATGAGTCTTCTTCTTCCATTTCTTCTCAACTCCCCACGGTGCTCCATACCTAAGTGGGATTTGCCATAACAATATGAAGTCTCCCTCCCCACATTCAATATTTACTCTTCAACTAAAATTAATTGAGGCAACCTATTACAATGTGCAACCATTAAGCTACTGTATTTATAATGGGTTGCTACAATTTAATATAAGCGAAAGGAGCCATTTTCTTCATGAGAAAAAAGTATTACTATATTTTCCCACCATTATAGAAAATTTTAGTTAATTGTTTCAGATTCCAACACAATATAGATAAGCAAATGCATTCACAAGTAATTACAATTGTAGAAAAGTACTTTTAGTGGTGTTGGCCTTGATTCTAATTGCAAAGATTGAATTCTCACTACCCCATCTTCTATTATAagaacaatcaaattttatagaTCATGACACAAAACCCATGAAAGCTAAAATATTCGAATATTTATAaagatttatgaattttgtagtcaTTAATTAAGAGTATCTAATTAATAGCTTATTGTTTATATATTGACTTACATAAGCACTAGGCCCAATAGCTCGGTTCTCAAATTTGGAGACTAGAGAGTaaaggtttttcaaaataaatttgggTGTAGAAAATTAATGGCatcaacataaaaataaataaataaataaataaagtgagaATGAAGATATTGAGATCATTAAAAAAGATAATACATAGTATATCAAAAAGCattggaaaaatattaaaatatactaTTTGGTATATATTGTAACATTTGTAAACATTGACTTAGGGAAAAtagaaataattggaaaaaaattattaagatCGAGAAATTTAGAGAAGCTTGTGTAACAATCAATAATTTAAAAGTCTTAATCGAGGCTCGCCCCAAGGCAAGAcatgcctaaaacgccttgaCGCTCGATCTAAAATACCAAGTCCCAAAAAGGCTAACACATTACACACGGATACTTACACATTTGCACAAAAGGTATTCCTTTTGTTACTTTTTACTTGACGCTTACACATTttgtgtgtgattctcaagtaagATTTGGTTAGAAAACATTGACTGCATGTTTATATAAAAAatgaatgtcataatatgagttgatttctaaaactcttaaaTCTTCTTTCCAAAACCATTGAGTTGTATTTTagatcttgaaaaataatttgaactttgtaaattatatttgatttttttacattataaatttttttgaatggccaacaagtagtttgcaaattataatgtttttttttttacattataattatgattttcttttttttttattcttaaaatatttaatttattcacATATTTTTACCTAAAAATAAAATCTCGAAAAGCTTACGTCTCAATACCTTAAGGTGTAGACCTCGCCTCCTAAGGGTTAGAGTGTTTCGTTTTACActttcgccttttaaaacactagtTATGATAAAGTTATTAATATAAGTTCTAAAacaatattttttcaaatcaatcacacaagaacatGAAAATTGTTGGGGTGGAtctaggagcaacaatcacacacaagtaaaaataaataacaaaaatgaaacaccaaatttacgtggttcaaccgAATCGACCTACGTCCAAGGAGCACACACCAATTCATTATAACCGGGAGAATAATACAAGGAAGAGGAGACTATTGccttcaactcaactctctctctctctctctctctctctctctctctctctctctctctctctctctctctctctctcacacacacacacacacacacacacacaccacactcTCTGCTCTGCACACACAACTCTCTACTGCACACACACAGCCACGCCCAATTCTACATCTTGCCCCACTCtataattacacacacacacatatctccTTTATATAACCTTTAAAGGAGGGTGTAATTCAAACAACATGGGAAGGGTTGGTGGCTGCATTTCAACCATGGTAGGCAAGGTTGGTGGAGGGCTGCTGGTCTTCTCTGCAAAATCAACATAAGCTGCTTGAGTTGGTGGCTGCATTTCAACCATGATAGGCAAGGTTGGTGGAGGGCTAGTGGTCTTCTTTGCAAAATCAACATAAGTTGCTGGGGTTGGTGGCTTCCGTCTCCACTTATGGCACAcagctcaacaatctcccacttggagacggagacaccatctcaaccagtgtgtagataaatgatgtgctcagATCTGTCTTCAACCATGAAGACCAATtaaagttgagcacaactttaACTCGCCAAGACTAATTTGGTGATTGTCAACTTCATAACTGGTGCAAAGAagtcggtgtagtcaattccttccttctgctcgaaacCTTGGACTACCAATCGGgccttgtaccttctggagccatcCTACTCCTTTTAatcttgtacacccatttgttgtgaacaatcttcttacctttgggcaactcagctagttcccacacTCTGTCaaaggtgagggacttcatctcgtccttcatcgcaagctcctaCTTGCTCGTAtttgccacctgacatgcttcattatAGCATTCAGGTTGTCctccatctataagaagtaaaCAATCCATATACCTTTTATCTGGTACATTGGTGTCGTCAAACATCTTGATCTATGAGCTTTTCTCGTTTGACATCTCTATTTGCCAATTTAGAGATGGAAtcagctcaaatggatagcactgTTGGATCCGTAATAGCTGAAAACTTAGAAATAGTTAAATTTGTTCAAAAAAACCCACCTGAAATGGCTCTGAAAAGCCCAATCAAACTTCTAGTCAAAACGGTCAATTTCCGTTaaacttaacggaatattcctCCAACTAACAAAATATTCTCACGTCATTACTAACACAATTATTTTACGCAGTCTACTCACGTGCCACTGTAGGGCCTACCTTCCTATGGGGCCCACCTACTGATGTGGTAACAGGGCCCACCTTTTGTGGGACCCATATACTCACGTGGCCTTGTGGGGCCCACCTATAGACGTGGCACTTGGGCCCTCTACTAACGTGGCACTGGGCCCACCTACTCATGTGGTCGTGTGGGGCCCACCTGCTGACGTGGCTGTGTGGGGCCCCTGTTGACATGGTACTGGGGCCCACCTCTATTGTTAAGTTGCGCATAGTATGTGGAGATGGCAACACCACCCCCAGGAGCTTACGTTGAAATGGAGACCTGCAGTAAATGGAGACCAACAACCCTCCACCAACCTTGCCTACCATGGCTGACATTAAGCCACCAACCTTTGAATTTTACCCCCCATCTCAGGTTATATGAATGTGATGGGTGTTGTGTTGTATTTATAGGTGGAAATGTGAGCAAAGAGTGTAGAGTTGTGtgttgtgtgcgtgtgtgtgtgtgagagagagagttgattTGAAGGCATtagcctcctcctccttgtattattATCCCGGTTATAGTGAAGTTGTGTGTGCTCCATGGATGTAAGTTAGgtttgaccgaaccacgtaaaatccagtgttccatttttgttatttatttttgccCATGTGTGATTGTTGCTTCTAGATCCACCCCAGCACAACTCTCTACTGAACATACATAACCACACCCAATTCAACATCTTTCCCCACTCTATAATTACACACACACGCATCTCCTTTATATAGCCTTTAAAGGGGGGTGTAATTCAAAGGTTGGAGGCTTAATGTCAGCCATGGTAGGCAAGGTTGGTGGAGGGTTGCTAGTCTCCATTTACTGCAGGTCTTCATTTCAATGTAAGCGGCGGGGGGGGGGGGCTGCCGTCTCCACACACTGTGTGcaactcaacaatctcccacttggagacggagacaccatctcaaccagtgtatagacaaatgatatgcttatatctgtcttcaagcatgaagaccaactgaaacTGAGCACAACCTCAGCTTCTATGTAGTCATCACCTTCGTCTGCTCAAAGCTTTTTACTACCAACCGGGTTTTGTACCTcctggatccatcatgctcttctttgatcttgTACACCCAATTGTTGTGAAgaaccttcttacctttgggcaactcaacTAGTTCCCACATTCTGTCGGAGGTGAGGGATTTCATCTCGTCCTttatcgcaagctcccacttgctcgtatctgccacctgacatgcttcatcatagcatttagGTTGTCctccatctataagaagtaaaCAATTCATATACCTTTTATTTGATACATTGGTcccgtcaaacatctcgatctaTGAGTTTTTCTCGTTCGACATCTCTATTTGCCATTCTAGAGATGGAATCAGCTCAAACGGATAGCATCGCCTTAGAAATAATTCAATTCGTTCGAAAAACCGACCCAAAATGGCTCCGAAAATCCCAATCAAACTTCTAGTCAAAATGGTCAATTTCCGTTAAACTTAACAAAATATTCCTCCAACTAACGGAATATTCTCATGCTATTAGTGACGTAGTTACTTGATGCCGTTTGCTGATATGGCACTATAGGGCCTACCTTCCTATGGGGCCCACATGCTAACGTGGTAATGGGCCCACCTCCTGTGGGGCCCATATACTCACATGGTCGTGTGGGGCCCACCTACTGACGTGGCACCTGGACCCACCTGCTAATGTGGTCCTGTGGCCCTTGCTGATGTGACAATGGGGGGCACCTACCCATGAATCGTGTGGGGCCCACCTGCTAATGTGGCATAAGGGCCCGCCTGTTGACATGGACGGGTGACGTGGTGCTGACATCACATCGGTTTCTTCCTTCAACTCGTCTAGAGTATGTTGGCGCATGCAGCCGCATGCGTGTACTCCCCGATCCCCGGGATCACCTGAGGGCACATGGAGGCACGTGGCAGCGTCATCCGACCGTCGGTGGCACATGCGAGCACGTGCGATGTCGTCTGAGCTCCGTTTGAGCTTCGGTTACCACTGTTGGCTTTGTTTCAATGAGAGGAATGCGATGGTAGCCCTAAAACTGAGTTTTAAGACACTGGATAGAGGCTCCAATCTTAGAATTTTTCTCCGATCTggcgattttgctccaaccttgctctgataccaattattggggTGGATttaggagcaacaatcacacatgggcaaaaataaataacaaaaataaaacacCAGATTTGCATGGTTCAACTGAATCGACCTACATCTACGGAGCACATACCAATTCACTATAACCAGGAGAATAATACAAGGAAAAGGAGGCTACTACCTttaactcaactctctctctttttttcacACCACACTCTCTGCTCTGCACACACAGCTCTACACATAGCTCTCTGCTACACACACATAGCCACGCCCAATTCTACATCTTGCTCCACTCTacaagtacacacacacacacatctcctTTATATAGCCTTTAAAGGGGGGTGTAATGTAACGaaccgaaaaataatgatatttgaataataaagagggaggaaaatgagaacagaaacagaaggaggcagcagacttcgtcaacgacgttgcactttggatgtaataacccaaggaattctctcatggcctcatcgacgaagagaggggattcatcgacgagggtacaagagggtctcgtcgaagagggcatgtttcgtcaacgagaagatgccgagaggatattttgggcgattctaaattttgttgatgaaggggagagttcgtcgacgaattgcttCTTAGATTCTTCaatgagatgacatggctcgtcgatgaaggtcgcagtataaatagtgtgaatcgtagtttttacgcagaaaactcaccaagaactctctctctctctctctctctctctctctctctctctctctctctctctctctctctctctctctcctacggtatctcctccatctctcttcgatttcggccccgtcagtcgccaaatcgatgatctgaggctaccatgacgctcctggtgaagttctctccaaatttacCAGGGAAGATAGTCGGTGGGATCGAattgaatttcttcccaaaatcagggtaagaccttttattcagtttttggccttctagcAGTTGTACGAAATGATGGaaacaaataaataatgatattctgttctggtgaatgttgtttCAGAGTGTTGAGTAAGAAGCCCTACGAGTGTTGgactagtataccataggggctttccagtagtcaggtaagggaaacttGCTATGTTAGGATacttcattatgatttcagtacaaaatataggttgttatcaagttattattcaaattatacaTACGCTTTTCAGAGCctgattataataatatttgttagtgtggcttgagttgattagagtacagtaccatatttatacaaaccatgaataccatgtttacagtttataaacaaaaataccatgatatttacatgcttatggAATAAAGGACTTTCAatatacagtatactcagaaaaatatatttttagtaatttcagaataattaGTTTTTCAATACCATAACACCCCAATATTTAGTTATATAGATAACAGATTAGTTAtacaaaaatcagattttcaattagttaatttagaatttcagataaattttatggggttatggttatttcagaaatcatggtaaaacagtatgttaaagatatcagctacctatatagtatcagaccctaatggattagattcagcagagcacggtaccgtagttacagatattcagttcagagtgcaaccactttactcagatagtaagtggtatgaggtcgatcgtgcccacgttggGTAGGCTCTCCATCATATATGGATTAAGGGGGTCGATCagactatcggagttcagttgacttaccctgatcGGCCAATCAGGataggtcccgctttcgggccgcacaaccctgtcatgaggggttaaatcatgacatacaaccatctgaagaaagtttctcaaatattaaaagtataagtagatttctagaaatagtagtagtattgtgaaaagtaaatttatatagttttaatatatgttcctTATACCAACATTTACAGTtccagttatccatgatattatttttaaatcagattatttatatagaaatgtaactcagtagtcacacactagtaacaatatgtttcgtcttactgagcgttggctcatcccagtgttgaattatttttc
This region of Malania oleifera isolate guangnan ecotype guangnan chromosome 10, ASM2987363v1, whole genome shotgun sequence genomic DNA includes:
- the LOC131165874 gene encoding non-specific lipid-transfer protein 8-like, encoding MRSIPAVVVVAAALAMAATLLLSSEAAISCSDVVKDLRPCVNYLQNGSGKPPPACCAGASTLASAASSSENKKAACSCIKSAAQQISIKTDLAKALPGNCGISLPFTVSPNVDCSKVG